The proteins below come from a single Cololabis saira isolate AMF1-May2022 chromosome 2, fColSai1.1, whole genome shotgun sequence genomic window:
- the gatm gene encoding glycine amidinotransferase, mitochondrial, with translation MLRVRCLRGGSRGAEAAHLIGAMLGRSVAGWAQRAFQSTSSAAVAQPQRAAEEEHVTAPALQECPVCSYNEWDPLEEVIVGRAENAHIPPFTVEVKANTYEKYWPFYQKYGGQLFPADHLKKAVAEIEDMCNILHHEGVTVRRPEPIDWSMEYKTPDFTSKGMYAAMPRDILMVVGNEIIEAPMAWRARFFEYRAYRPLIKEYFRKGAKWTTAPKPTMADELYDQDYPIRTVEDRHQLAAQGKFVTTEHEPCFDAADFIRAGRDLFVQRSQVTNFMGIEWMRRHLAPDYKIHIISFKDPNPMHIDATFNIIGPGLVLSNPDRPCRQIDMFKKAGWTIVKPPTPLIPDDHPLWMSSKWLSMNVLMLDEKRVMVDANEATIQKMFENLGIKTIKVNIRHANSLGGGFHCWTTDVRRRGTLQSYFQ, from the exons ATGCTGCGAGTTAGATGCCTGAGAGGAGGCAGCAGAGGGGCCGAGGCTGCCCATCTGATCGGAGCCATG CTTGGCCGGTCAGTTGCTGGCTGGGCCCAAAGGGCCTTCCAGAGCACTTCAAGTGCTGCAGTTGCACAACCCCAGCGTGCAGCTGAAGAGGAACATGTTACTGCGCCTGCTCTGCAGGAATGTCCTGTCTGCAGCTACAACGAATGGGACCCTCTTGAGGAGGTGATTGTGGGTCGAGCTGAAAATGCCCACATCCCTCCTTTCACCGTGGAAGTGAAA GCTAACACATATGAGAAGTACTGGCCCTTCTACCAGAAGTATGGGGGTCAGTTGTTTCCTGCGGACCACTTGAAAAAAGCTGTTGCTGAGATTGAAgatatgtgcaatattctccaTCACGAGGGCGTGACTGTGAGAAGGCCAGAACCTATCGACTGGTCCATGGAATACAAAACTCCAGATTTCACATCAAAAG GAATGTATGCTGCTATGCCCAGAGACATCCTAATGGTTGTAGGAAATGAAATCATTGAGGCTCCTATGGCCTGGAGGGCTCGTTTCTTTGAGTACCGCGCCTACAGGCCTCTGATCAAAGAATACTTCAGAAAAGGTGCTAAATGGACCACTGCTCCAAAACCCACAATGGCTGATGAGCTGTATGATCAG gACTATCCCATCCGCACAGTGGAGGACAGACACCAGCTGGCGGCCCAGGGGAAGTTTGTGACCACAGAACACGAGCCTTGTTTCGACGCTGCTGATTTTATCCGAGCTGGGAGGGACCTTTTTGTCCAGAGGAGTCAG GTTACAAATTTCATGGGAATTGAGTGGATGCGCCGTCATCTGGCCCCAGATTATAAGATCCACATCATTTCATTCAAGGACCCTAACCCCATGCACATCGATGCCACGTTTAACATCATTGGTCCGGGGCTGGTGCTGTCAAATCCTGATCGCCCATGTCGCCAG ATTGACATGTTCAAGAAGGCGGGCTGGACTATTGTGAAGCCTCCAACACCTCTGATTCCTGATG ACCACCCATTGTGGATGTCTTCTAAATGGCTGTCCATGAATGTTCTGATGTTGGATGAGAAACGCGTTATGGTAGACGCCAATGAAGCCACCATCCAGAAGATGTTTGAGAACCTTG GTATCAAGACCATAAAGGTGAACATTCGCCATGCCAACTCCTTGGGAGGCGGCTTCCACTGCTGGACAACCGATGTCCGCCGCCGTGGTACCCTCCAGTCCTACTTCCAGTAG